In one Brassica oleracea var. oleracea cultivar TO1000 chromosome C9, BOL, whole genome shotgun sequence genomic region, the following are encoded:
- the LOC106313914 gene encoding auxin-responsive protein IAA9-like isoform X2, translating to MDGAPYLRKVDQRRYINYMELSSALEKMFTTFTLGKDKLCETKLKDLLNGKDYVLTYEHNYGDWMLLGDVPREMFIDVCKKQKIMKGCDAIGLAPRSMGKSKMRAYNLERK from the exons ATGGATGGTGCCCCTTATCTAAGGAAAGTTGACCAGAGGAGATACATTAACTACATGGAACTTTCTTCAGCCTTGGAGAAAATGTTCACCACTTTTACTCTTG GAAAGGATAAGCTCTGTGAGACCAAACTCAAGGATCTTCTGAATGGAAAAGACTATGTGCTCACTTATGAACACAATTATGGAGATTGGATGCTTCTTGGAGATGTTCCACGGGA GATGTTTATTGATGTCTGCAAGAAGCAGAAGATAATGAAAGGCTGTGATGCCATTGGATTAG CTCCGAGATCAATGGGGAAATCGAAGATGAGAGCTTATAATCTGGAAAGAAAGTGA
- the LOC106313916 gene encoding nifU-like protein 4, mitochondrial, with amino-acid sequence MAAKSGFSGESYGPPFRDPVHPQTTIDEVIENDYVINLQIWLLRQRRTMFIQTQSTQNPSSLMFYPGKQVEIESVDFSNVCSALGSPLTKSIYFIDGVVRVFFGSDFVTVTV; translated from the exons ATGGCGGCGAAAAG CGGTTTCAGTGGTGAGAGTTATGGACCACCCTTTCGTGATCCGGTTCATCCCCAAACAACCATTGATGAAGTTATCGAGAATGATTATGTCATCAACCTACAAATATGGTTATTAA GGCAGAGAAGGACGATGTTTATCCAAACGCAATCTACTCAGAATCCTTCTTCTCTAATGTTTTATCCTGGAAAACAAGTAGAGATCGAAAGTGTTGATTTTTCTAACGTTTGTTCAGCTTTAGGTTCTCCATTAACCAAGTCCATTTACTTCATCGATG GTGTGGTTCGAGTTTTCTTTGGGTCAGATTTCGTCACTGTGACAGTCTGA
- the LOC106313914 gene encoding auxin-responsive protein IAA9-like isoform X1, producing MDGAPYLRKVDQRRYINYMELSSALEKMFTTFTLGKDKLCETKLKDLLNGKDYVLTYEHNYGDWMLLGDVPREMFIDVCKKQKIMKGCDAIGLAAAPRSMGKSKMRAYNLERK from the exons ATGGATGGTGCCCCTTATCTAAGGAAAGTTGACCAGAGGAGATACATTAACTACATGGAACTTTCTTCAGCCTTGGAGAAAATGTTCACCACTTTTACTCTTG GAAAGGATAAGCTCTGTGAGACCAAACTCAAGGATCTTCTGAATGGAAAAGACTATGTGCTCACTTATGAACACAATTATGGAGATTGGATGCTTCTTGGAGATGTTCCACGGGA GATGTTTATTGATGTCTGCAAGAAGCAGAAGATAATGAAAGGCTGTGATGCCATTGGATTAG CTGCAGCTCCGAGATCAATGGGGAAATCGAAGATGAGAGCTTATAATCTGGAAAGAAAGTGA